In the Brachyhypopomus gauderio isolate BG-103 chromosome 4, BGAUD_0.2, whole genome shotgun sequence genome, one interval contains:
- the rprma gene encoding protein reprimo A, whose amino-acid sequence MNTTFNQTGSGIFSNRTEEILCCNFSSVVRDEGFTADERSLFMMRVVQIAVMCVLSLTVVFGIFFLGCNLLIKSEGMINFLVTDRRPSKEVEAVIVGAY is encoded by the coding sequence ATGAATACTACATTTAATCAAACAGGCAGTGGAATCTTTTCCAACCGGACTGAAGAAATCTTGTGCTGCAACTTCTCGTCGGTGGTGAGAGATGAGGGTTTCACAGCGGATGAAAGAAGTCTCTTCATGATGAGAGTGGTCCAGATAGCTGTCATGTGCGTCCTCTCGCTCACCGTGGTGTTCGGGATATTCTTCCTCGGCTGTAACCTCCTCATCAAATCAGAGGGCATGATTAACTTTTTGGTGACAGACCGAAGACCATCCAAGGAGGTGGAAGCGGTCATTGTGGGCGCATATTAG